In a single window of the Desulfocurvibacter africanus subsp. africanus DSM 2603 genome:
- the fabG gene encoding 3-oxoacyl-[acyl-carrier-protein] reductase: protein MSELTKTALVTGGSRGIGKEIAKRLAADGFQVYLTYVSKPELAEQVVAEIAASGGKAKAFLLDSGDREAVARFFAGEIKDKVLLSVLVNNAGITRDGLIMRMKDDDWDKVLDINLSGAFAFLREAAKIMTRQREGRIINISSVVGQSGNAGQANYSAAKAGLIGLTKASALELASRNVTVNAVAPGFIETDMTAVLPDKVRESLLERIPLKRLGQAADIAAAVSFLASEGAGYVTGQVLAVNGGMYM, encoded by the coding sequence ATGAGTGAACTTACCAAAACTGCGCTGGTCACCGGCGGCTCCCGCGGCATAGGCAAGGAAATCGCCAAGCGCCTGGCTGCCGACGGCTTTCAGGTCTATCTGACGTATGTGAGCAAGCCCGAGCTGGCCGAGCAGGTCGTGGCCGAGATCGCGGCTTCGGGCGGCAAGGCAAAGGCTTTCCTGCTCGATTCAGGCGATCGGGAAGCCGTCGCTCGCTTCTTCGCCGGGGAGATCAAGGACAAGGTACTGCTCAGCGTCTTGGTGAACAATGCAGGCATTACCCGTGACGGGCTGATCATGCGCATGAAGGACGATGACTGGGACAAGGTCCTGGATATCAACCTTTCCGGAGCGTTCGCCTTCCTGCGCGAGGCCGCCAAGATCATGACCCGCCAACGGGAAGGCCGCATAATCAATATCTCATCAGTGGTTGGGCAATCCGGCAATGCCGGTCAGGCCAACTACTCGGCGGCCAAGGCCGGGCTCATCGGCCTGACCAAGGCCTCGGCACTGGAGCTGGCTAGCCGCAACGTGACGGTCAACGCCGTTGCTCCAGGATTCATCGAAACCGACATGACCGCCGTGCTTCCGGACAAGGTCAGGGAATCCCTGCTCGAGCGTATCCCCCTCAAACGCCTTGGGCAGGCGGCGGACATCGCGGCAGCGGTGTCCTTCCTCGCCTCGGAAGGCGCCGGATACGTCACGGGCCAGGTCCTGGCCGTGAACGGTGGCATGTACATGTAA
- the acpP gene encoding acyl carrier protein, producing MSVEAKVKEIIVDQLGVSAEDVKPEASFVDDLGADSLDLTELIMAMEEEFGIEIDDEDAQKLLKVKDAISYIQSKQ from the coding sequence ATGTCCGTTGAAGCCAAAGTCAAAGAGATCATTGTGGACCAGCTTGGCGTTTCCGCCGAGGATGTAAAGCCCGAAGCCTCCTTCGTGGACGATCTGGGCGCCGACTCCCTGGACCTCACCGAGCTCATAATGGCCATGGAAGAGGAATTCGGCATCGAGATCGACGACGAGGACGCCCAGAAGCTCCTCAAGGTCAAGGACGCCATCTCCTATATCCAGTCCAAGCAGTAA
- the rpmB gene encoding 50S ribosomal protein L28 — MSRKCEICEKHRSVGNNVSHANNKTKRVFQPNLQKVRVLLPSGEVKHMKVCTRCIRSGKVVKPVANA, encoded by the coding sequence ATGTCCAGGAAGTGCGAAATCTGCGAAAAGCACCGCAGCGTGGGCAACAACGTGAGCCACGCCAACAACAAGACCAAGCGTGTGTTCCAGCCCAACCTGCAGAAGGTCCGCGTGCTGCTGCCCTCGGGAGAGGTCAAGCACATGAAGGTCTGCACCCGTTGCATCCGTTCCGGCAAGGTAGTCAAGCCTGTGGCTAACGCCTAG
- the plsX gene encoding phosphate acyltransferase PlsX, translating into MPTNNPRIAVDAMGGDFGPSVVVPGALNAARQGGCTLLLVGDPAQIEAELAKHDTKGLSIEVVPASQVVTMEDKPSEILRRKKDSSIHVACRLVKEGKADGVVSAGNSGATLACGMFVLGRIEGVERPALASFLPTEKKPVVLIDVGANVDAKPYHLFQFGLMADVLAKTVLGYEKPRVGILSIGEEEGKGNIQVKEAYDIFRKSSLNFLGNVEGRDIFTGDIDVVVCDGFVGNVALKLSEGLATSMGRMLKGELTRSILSKLGTVLAIGALKRFKRLTDYAEYGGAPLLGLSGIVIVCHGKSNIKAINSAVDMASTFVKNDANGRLVRALSRNEELTMFLRTRVAAEGQ; encoded by the coding sequence ATGCCAACGAATAATCCGCGCATAGCCGTGGACGCCATGGGCGGCGATTTCGGGCCCTCGGTGGTTGTGCCGGGGGCCTTGAACGCCGCCCGACAGGGCGGCTGCACGCTGCTCCTGGTCGGCGATCCTGCCCAGATCGAGGCCGAGTTGGCCAAGCATGACACCAAGGGCCTGTCCATCGAAGTAGTTCCCGCCAGCCAGGTGGTGACCATGGAGGACAAGCCCTCGGAGATTCTGCGTCGCAAGAAAGATTCATCCATCCACGTGGCTTGCCGACTGGTTAAGGAAGGCAAGGCCGACGGCGTGGTCAGCGCGGGCAATTCCGGGGCCACATTGGCCTGCGGTATGTTCGTGCTCGGGCGCATCGAGGGTGTGGAGCGGCCGGCTCTGGCCAGCTTTCTACCCACCGAAAAAAAACCCGTGGTGCTCATCGACGTGGGCGCCAACGTAGACGCCAAGCCCTACCACCTCTTCCAATTCGGACTCATGGCCGATGTGCTGGCCAAGACGGTGCTCGGTTACGAGAAACCCCGCGTGGGCATTCTGTCCATTGGCGAAGAAGAGGGCAAGGGTAACATCCAAGTCAAGGAAGCCTACGACATCTTCCGCAAGTCCTCGCTAAACTTTCTTGGCAACGTGGAAGGCCGGGACATTTTCACCGGCGACATCGACGTGGTGGTTTGCGACGGATTTGTGGGCAATGTGGCTCTCAAGCTCTCCGAAGGCTTGGCCACGTCTATGGGCCGCATGCTCAAGGGCGAGCTGACCCGGAGCATACTGTCCAAATTGGGCACCGTGCTGGCCATCGGAGCGCTCAAGCGCTTCAAGCGCCTGACGGACTACGCCGAGTACGGCGGAGCGCCCCTGCTCGGCTTGTCCGGTATCGTCATCGTTTGCCATGGCAAGTCGAATATAAAGGCCATAAACAGCGCCGTGGACATGGCAAGCACTTTCGTGAAGAATGACGCCAACGGGCGCCTCGTACGCGCCCTGTCACGGAACGAGGAACTGACCATGTTCCTGCGCACCCGCGTCGCGGCCGAGGGGCAGTAG
- a CDS encoding helix-turn-helix transcriptional regulator has translation MNAHILVIGPGTIQNRMLAKYIEDQIGAASECRQEFSQADTAQVADSRRPLLLWDCLSNNLPKFWTMCSQRAENGNGPCLALINAPHELTLELQALRNGADGLFRECDPPDLLIKGIASILHGDLWYSREVLSRFVRDERKVRPQATQSADTSTLTPREREVLEQIAAGASNEEIAKNLFISPSTVKTHAYNIYAKIRVPNRIQAALWAVQNL, from the coding sequence ATGAACGCGCACATACTCGTCATCGGTCCAGGAACGATTCAGAATCGCATGCTCGCCAAGTACATCGAGGACCAGATCGGAGCAGCGAGCGAATGCCGGCAGGAATTTTCTCAAGCAGACACTGCGCAGGTCGCGGATTCACGCAGGCCGCTTCTTCTTTGGGACTGTTTGAGCAACAATTTGCCCAAGTTTTGGACCATGTGCTCACAGCGCGCGGAAAACGGCAACGGGCCGTGCCTTGCGCTCATCAACGCGCCGCATGAATTGACACTGGAACTGCAGGCATTACGCAACGGCGCCGATGGACTGTTCCGGGAGTGCGACCCGCCGGATCTGCTCATCAAGGGTATTGCCTCCATCCTGCATGGCGACCTGTGGTACTCGCGAGAAGTGCTCTCGCGATTCGTGCGCGACGAACGCAAGGTGCGACCCCAGGCAACTCAATCGGCCGACACCTCGACCCTGACTCCCAGGGAGCGGGAGGTCCTGGAGCAGATCGCCGCAGGCGCGAGCAATGAGGAAATCGCCAAGAATCTCTTCATCAGCCCCAGTACGGTCAAGACCCACGCCTATAACATCTACGCCAAGATACGAGTTCCTAACAGGATACAGGCGGCTCTATGGGCCGTGCAGAATTTGTAG
- the glyA gene encoding serine hydroxymethyltransferase: protein MEELLMQDPELARAITLECDRQVSGLELIASENFTSTAVRQAMGSVLTHKYAEGYPGKRYYGGCEFVDMAENLAIERAKRLFGAQYANVQPHAGSQANMAVYFGALQPGDTVLGMNLSHGGHLTHGSPVNFSGRLYKIVSYGVSRETGTIDYDEVQRLADEHKPKMIIAGASAYPRTLDFPRFRQIADSVGAKLMVDMAHIAGLIAAGVHPNCIEHAHYTTTTTHKTLRGPRGGMILSSEEFGKTLNSQIFPGIQGGPLMHIIAAKAVAFGEALSPKFKIYQQQVVKNAKVLAKTLTDAGYSLVSGGTDNHLMLVDLTNKEFTGKDAEISLDKAGITVNKNTVPFETRSPFITSGVRLGTPALTTRGMKEKEMEQVGAWIVEALASIGNESKLADIKKRVNVFAREFPIFAW from the coding sequence ATGGAAGAACTCCTCATGCAAGACCCGGAACTGGCCAGGGCCATCACCCTGGAGTGCGACCGCCAGGTGAGCGGCCTGGAACTCATCGCCTCCGAGAACTTCACATCCACTGCCGTACGTCAGGCCATGGGCAGCGTGCTGACCCACAAGTACGCCGAGGGCTACCCCGGCAAGCGTTACTATGGCGGCTGCGAATTCGTGGACATGGCCGAAAACCTGGCCATCGAACGCGCCAAGCGGCTCTTCGGGGCGCAGTACGCCAACGTGCAGCCCCATGCAGGCTCACAGGCCAACATGGCCGTGTACTTCGGCGCTCTGCAGCCCGGCGACACGGTGCTCGGCATGAACCTCTCCCATGGCGGCCACCTGACCCACGGTTCGCCGGTCAACTTCTCGGGCCGGCTCTACAAGATCGTGTCCTACGGCGTGTCCCGCGAGACCGGCACCATCGACTACGATGAAGTGCAGCGCCTGGCCGACGAGCACAAGCCCAAGATGATCATCGCCGGCGCATCGGCCTACCCGCGTACTCTGGATTTTCCCCGCTTCCGCCAGATCGCCGACTCCGTGGGCGCCAAGCTCATGGTGGACATGGCGCATATCGCCGGCCTCATCGCCGCCGGCGTGCACCCGAACTGCATCGAGCACGCGCACTACACCACCACGACGACGCACAAGACCCTGCGCGGCCCGCGCGGCGGCATGATCCTGTCCTCCGAGGAATTCGGCAAGACTCTCAACTCGCAGATCTTCCCCGGCATCCAGGGCGGCCCGCTCATGCACATCATAGCGGCCAAGGCCGTTGCCTTCGGCGAGGCCCTGTCCCCCAAGTTCAAGATCTACCAGCAGCAGGTAGTCAAGAACGCAAAGGTACTGGCCAAGACCCTGACTGACGCGGGCTACAGCCTCGTATCCGGCGGCACGGACAACCACCTCATGCTCGTGGACCTGACCAACAAGGAATTCACGGGCAAGGACGCCGAGATATCTCTGGACAAGGCCGGCATCACGGTCAACAAAAATACCGTGCCCTTCGAGACCCGCTCGCCCTTCATCACTTCTGGCGTGCGTCTGGGAACCCCGGCGCTGACCACGCGCGGCATGAAGGAAAAAGAGATGGAGCAGGTTGGCGCATGGATTGTCGAGGCTCTGGCCAGCATCGGCAACGAGAGCAAGCTCGCCGATATCAAGAAGCGGGTGAACGTTTTCGCGCGGGAGTTCCCGATCTTCGCTTGGTAA
- the rpmF gene encoding 50S ribosomal protein L32, which yields MAVPKYRKSKSKIGMRRSHDHVAIPNVIFCKCGEPTLPHRICPSCGTYKGRQMLRIAEKTDANE from the coding sequence ATGGCGGTACCAAAGTATAGAAAATCCAAGTCCAAGATTGGCATGCGCCGTTCCCATGATCACGTGGCCATTCCCAACGTGATCTTCTGCAAATGCGGCGAGCCCACTTTGCCGCATCGCATCTGCCCGAGCTGTGGCACGTACAAGGGTCGTCAGATGCTAAGGATCGCAGAAAAGACCGATGCCAACGAATAA
- a CDS encoding deoxycytidylate deaminase, which translates to MSRRLPWPEYFMKIAYLVAERSTCLRRKVGAIAVKDKRIAATGYNGVPSGLAHCEDVGCLREKMGIPSGQRHELCRGLHAEQNVIIQAATHGVDISGASIYCTTQPCLICTKMLINVGVKEIWFAEAYPDELSQGMLTEAGVTFGLLEIPHD; encoded by the coding sequence ATGTCCCGTCGCCTGCCCTGGCCCGAATACTTCATGAAGATCGCCTACCTCGTTGCCGAGCGCAGCACCTGCCTGCGCCGCAAGGTGGGCGCCATAGCGGTCAAGGACAAGCGCATCGCGGCCACGGGCTACAACGGCGTGCCCTCGGGCCTGGCGCACTGCGAGGACGTGGGCTGCCTGCGCGAAAAGATGGGCATCCCGTCCGGCCAACGTCACGAACTGTGCCGCGGCCTGCACGCCGAGCAGAACGTCATCATCCAGGCCGCGACCCACGGCGTGGACATCTCGGGCGCTAGCATCTACTGCACCACCCAGCCCTGCCTGATCTGCACGAAGATGCTCATCAACGTGGGCGTGAAGGAAATCTGGTTCGCGGAGGCCTACCCGGACGAGTTGTCCCAAGGCATGCTGACCGAGGCGGGCGTGACTTTCGGCCTATTGGAGATTCCCCATGACTGA
- the fabF gene encoding beta-ketoacyl-ACP synthase II has translation MIGNRVVVTGLSTITPLGNDLETTWRNMLAGKSGVGPITQFDTTNFATKIAGSVKGFDPEQYMDIKQARRMDTFTQYAVACSKMLMDDSGFKITPDNADRVGTMIGVGLGGLHTIEVNHSKMLQSGPKRITPFFIPVLIANMAAGQVSIFLGARGPNLCTTSACASGLHAIGYAYTDIMLGRADAFICGGSESTITSLGIAGFNVMKALSTRNDDPERASRPFDRDRDGFVMGEGCGLMLLESLETAKARGAKILAEVVGFGASADAYHMAAPPENGDGMARSMRATLKEANVEPSVVAHINCHATSTPAGDMCEVRAIKTVFGEHAPKIALTANKSLFGHLLGGAGGVETVIMVKSMVESLVPPTINLENPDPEMDLDCVTAPRKLDMPYALSNSFGFGGTNCSVLMKKFDG, from the coding sequence ATGATCGGAAACAGGGTAGTCGTCACCGGGCTCTCGACAATAACGCCCCTTGGCAACGACCTGGAGACAACCTGGCGCAATATGCTTGCTGGCAAGTCCGGCGTCGGGCCCATCACCCAGTTCGACACCACCAACTTCGCCACCAAGATCGCCGGCTCGGTCAAGGGATTCGATCCCGAGCAGTACATGGATATCAAGCAGGCTCGGAGGATGGATACATTCACCCAGTATGCCGTTGCCTGCAGCAAGATGCTCATGGACGACTCGGGCTTCAAGATTACGCCCGACAATGCCGACCGCGTAGGCACCATGATCGGTGTGGGGCTCGGTGGCCTACACACCATCGAGGTCAACCACTCCAAGATGCTCCAGTCCGGGCCCAAGCGCATCACGCCCTTCTTCATCCCGGTGCTCATCGCCAACATGGCAGCGGGCCAGGTCTCAATCTTCCTGGGTGCGCGCGGCCCCAACCTGTGCACCACCTCGGCCTGCGCCTCGGGTCTGCACGCCATCGGCTACGCCTACACCGACATCATGCTCGGCCGGGCCGACGCCTTTATCTGCGGCGGCTCCGAGTCCACCATCACGTCTTTGGGCATCGCCGGCTTCAATGTCATGAAGGCGCTGTCCACGCGCAATGACGACCCGGAGCGCGCTTCGCGGCCTTTTGACCGCGACCGTGACGGTTTCGTCATGGGCGAAGGCTGCGGTCTCATGCTCCTGGAGTCCCTGGAGACCGCCAAGGCTCGCGGAGCCAAGATCCTTGCCGAGGTCGTGGGCTTCGGCGCCTCGGCCGACGCCTACCACATGGCCGCGCCGCCCGAGAACGGCGACGGCATGGCCCGCTCCATGCGCGCTACCCTCAAGGAAGCCAACGTGGAGCCTTCGGTGGTAGCGCACATCAACTGCCACGCCACGTCCACGCCCGCAGGCGACATGTGCGAAGTCAGAGCCATCAAGACCGTCTTCGGTGAACACGCGCCCAAGATCGCGCTCACGGCCAACAAGTCGCTCTTCGGCCACTTGCTGGGCGGCGCGGGCGGCGTCGAAACGGTCATCATGGTCAAGAGCATGGTGGAAAGCCTTGTGCCGCCCACCATCAACCTGGAAAATCCCGACCCGGAGATGGACCTCGACTGCGTAACGGCGCCGCGCAAGCTGGACATGCCCTACGCGTTGAGCAACTCCTTCGGTTTCGGCGGAACCAACTGTTCCGTGCTGATGAAGAAATTCGACGGATAG
- a CDS encoding YceD family protein, whose translation MAEVWISLKDIPAEGREFSFSDQSTWETYWREFRLPVKSGKPLEATFTVYPQKSGVLVRGRLTGSVILECSRCTGDVEHVVDLPFELYEEAGGNAAGEQSQLLRRERDHLELNPAEMLWEEFSLNLPVKLLCSKYCKGLCPTCGKNLNQEECACSSDEGDPRLAALRGFKLTKKD comes from the coding sequence ATGGCTGAAGTTTGGATTTCACTCAAGGATATCCCGGCCGAGGGTCGGGAGTTTTCATTTTCGGACCAGTCCACCTGGGAAACCTACTGGCGGGAATTTCGTTTGCCCGTCAAGTCGGGCAAGCCGCTTGAGGCGACCTTCACGGTCTATCCTCAAAAGAGTGGAGTGCTGGTTCGCGGCCGCCTGACCGGCTCGGTCATCCTTGAATGCTCCCGCTGCACTGGCGACGTGGAGCATGTGGTGGACCTGCCGTTCGAGCTTTACGAAGAGGCTGGAGGCAACGCAGCAGGCGAGCAGAGCCAGCTTTTGCGTCGGGAGCGCGACCATCTGGAGCTCAACCCGGCCGAAATGCTCTGGGAGGAGTTCTCTCTAAACCTCCCGGTGAAGCTTTTGTGTTCGAAATACTGCAAGGGTCTGTGTCCCACATGCGGCAAGAACCTCAATCAGGAAGAATGCGCCTGTTCTTCTGATGAAGGCGACCCGCGCCTGGCCGCGCTGCGCGGCTTCAAGTTAACAAAGAAAGACTAG
- a CDS encoding beta-ketoacyl-ACP synthase III: MTTPSSAYILGLGFHVPEKVLTNRDLERMVETSDEWITSRTGIRERHIAEVGTSSSDLALAAARKALDAAGILPSELTHIICPTLTPDSYTPSTACILEHKLGLNGAMAMDISAACSGFLYGLETARAILALHPDAVVLVTAAEVLTSRTNWADRSTCVLFGDGAGAAVLASKPRGDKSATVMDVLLRSDGALGDFLTIKGGGSARPYALGESVCEDFFIQMQGRDVFKHAVRSMESVSREVLERNGFGVEQVDVCISHQANLRIIEHVGKKLAIPEEKIFVNLDRYGNTSAASIPIALAEALQTGFIKAGDLVLLATFGGGFTWGSALLRF, translated from the coding sequence ATGACTACTCCTAGTTCCGCCTATATCCTCGGGCTCGGCTTCCACGTGCCCGAGAAAGTTCTGACTAACCGTGATCTGGAGCGCATGGTCGAGACCAGCGACGAGTGGATCACCTCGCGGACAGGCATCCGCGAGCGGCACATCGCCGAAGTCGGAACCAGCTCTTCGGACCTGGCCCTGGCGGCCGCTCGCAAAGCCCTGGATGCCGCTGGCATCCTGCCCAGCGAGTTGACTCACATCATCTGCCCCACTTTGACTCCCGACAGCTATACGCCGTCCACAGCCTGCATCCTTGAGCACAAGCTAGGGCTGAACGGGGCCATGGCCATGGACATCAGCGCGGCCTGCTCCGGTTTCCTTTACGGCCTGGAGACGGCTCGGGCCATTCTTGCTCTGCATCCCGACGCCGTGGTGCTTGTGACCGCGGCCGAGGTTCTCACCTCGCGCACCAACTGGGCCGACCGCTCCACCTGCGTGCTCTTCGGCGACGGGGCCGGCGCCGCGGTGCTCGCGTCCAAGCCACGCGGCGACAAATCCGCGACCGTCATGGACGTACTGCTGCGCAGCGACGGCGCCCTGGGGGATTTCCTGACCATCAAGGGTGGAGGCTCGGCCAGACCCTATGCCCTGGGTGAGAGCGTGTGCGAGGATTTTTTCATCCAGATGCAGGGCCGCGATGTATTCAAGCACGCTGTCCGCTCCATGGAGTCCGTGTCCCGCGAAGTCCTTGAACGCAACGGCTTCGGAGTGGAGCAGGTGGACGTATGCATCTCCCACCAGGCCAACCTGCGCATCATCGAGCATGTGGGCAAGAAGCTGGCGATTCCCGAGGAAAAGATTTTCGTCAACTTGGACCGCTACGGCAATACGTCCGCGGCCAGCATACCCATTGCCTTGGCCGAGGCCCTGCAGACAGGCTTTATCAAGGCCGGCGATCTGGTGCTTCTGGCCACCTTTGGCGGAGGCTTCACCTGGGGCTCGGCCCTGCTGCGCTTCTAG